In Arvicola amphibius chromosome 1, mArvAmp1.2, whole genome shotgun sequence, one DNA window encodes the following:
- the LOC119821764 gene encoding LOW QUALITY PROTEIN: olfactory receptor 10A4-like (The sequence of the model RefSeq protein was modified relative to this genomic sequence to represent the inferred CDS: deleted 2 bases in 1 codon; substituted 1 base at 1 genomic stop codon): MTRGNWTSVREFILVSFSTLSYELQALCFLLFLIIYLVTLMGNVLIILVTTADSALQSPMYFFLRNLSFLEIGFNLVIVPKMLGTLILQDKAISFLGCAAQMYFFFFFGAAECCLLATMAYDRYVAICDPLRYPVIMSRRSCAQLTAASWFAGFPVATVQTTWIFSFPFCGPNRVNHFFCDSPPVIALVCADTSRFELGLXQPLFLFILFPFLLILGSYVRILSTIFRMPSTEGKHKAFSTCSSHLLVVSLFYSTAILMYFRPRSNTSPEHKKMVSLSYTVVTPMLNPIIYSLRNNEVKAALRRVVGRTLSPRKL, encoded by the exons ATGACCCGGGGAAACTGGACAAGTGTCAGGGAATTTATTCTTGTGAGCTTCTCCACATTGTCCTATGAGTTACAGGCTCTc tgttttctcttgtttttgatCATTTACCTAGTCACACTCATGGGCAATGTCCTCATAATCCTGGTTACTACAGCTGACTCTGCCCTGCAAAGTCCTATGTACTTCTTTCTCAGAAATTTATCCTTCCTGGAAATAGGCTTCAACTTGGTCATTGTGCCCAAGATGTTGGGTACTTTGATACTTCAAGACAAAGCCATCTCCTTCCTTGGCTGTGCCGCTCAgatgtatttcttcttcttctttggggCTGCTGAGTGCTGCCTTCTGGCCacaatggcctatgaccgctatgtagCGATCTGTGATCCCTTGCGATACCCAGTAATTATGAGCCGCAGGTCCTGTGCCCAGCTGACAGCAGCCTCTTGGTTCGCAGGATTCCCAGTGGCCACGGTGCAAACCACATGGATtttcagtttccctttctgtggCCCCAACAGGGTGAACCACTTCTTCTGTGACAGCCCCCCGGTCATAGCGCTGGTCTGTGCTGATACGTCACGGTTTGAACTGGGGCTCTAGCAGCCACTGTTCCTATtcatccttttccctttcttgttgATCCTGGGTTCCTATGTCCGCATCCTCTCCACCATCTTCAGGATGCCTTCGACTGAGGGGAAGCACAAGGCCTTCTCCACTTGCTCCTCCCATCTCCTGGTTGTCTCCCTCTTCTACAGCACTGCCATCCTCATGTACTTCAGACCACGCTCAAACACCTCTCCTGAGCATAAGAAAATGGTGTCACTCTCCTATACCGTCGTCACTCCCATGTTGAACCCCATCATCTACAGCCTAAGGAATAATGAGGTGAAGGCTGCACTGAGGCGGGTCGTTGGCAGAACTCTGAGTCCTCGGAAGCTATGA